TCTCTAATTACAGCAACTCTGGTATTAAAGTCTGCACCACCAACATTACGCGCAGACTGATTGGGATCAGATCGAAATACTAGACCAATACTAGCGTTAACTTTACCTTGATATTTAGCCTCATTCTCTTTGGGCTTAGCTTTAACCGTTGGCTGAGGCATTGGCTGCACCTTAATAGCAGCGATCGGCGATTTTGGTGCAGGTACAGCTTTGAGATCATTAGTAAAAACAGGTCTTTGCGGACTCTTTCGGTAAGGCAAAATGATGTAATACCAGCCAACCGTCACTATTGAGGCAATTAGTCCCAGACTAAACGCTAAACTTACACTAGATTTTGCCGTTTCTGGAAATCTCATTATCAAATCACTAGCTAACCAAAATGGATGATTGGTTGAATAGATTACCTTAAGTTCTCCAAATTTAACAGAGATTTTTGAAGCAAAAAAAATAGAGGGAATGCTGAGCATCCCCTCTATTTTTTAAATTACAGTTTCTAAGCTAATTACTCCATCATCACTAACCCATGCAATCTGAGAAATACCCCGCGATCGCGCATGGTCACGGACAGCATCCTCAGCCCGAAATTCTAGCTCTAGTTCGATCGCCTCAATATTGGGATCTTGACGTAAAAGTGCAGCATGGGCAAAGGCTGCTTGCATTGCCTCGGCAGTTTTCGCAACCACTAGGCAATTCGAGGTGGTAAGAGTTTGAGGTAGCCGCGATTGCAGAGCTTGCTGTAAGTCTTCAAGATTAAGACAAAAGCCAATGCTGGGGTAGCTAACATTTTGGGGATGATAGACCCCAAGCAGGTGATCATAGCGTCCACCTTGAGCAACTACATAGTTATTACAAGCGACTTCAAAAACGATGCCTGTGTAATAGTCAAAGGTTTGCATAAAGCTAAGATCAAGAATCAGGCGATCGCTTGAAGTCAGTCCTGTACTCTCCCATAGATCAATTAATGACTTGAGATAGTTAATTTCACCTGTTAATCCAGAAGTCCATGTACTGCTCGACAAGCGACTCAAAACATCCTTTGGCTTACCGCGCAGGTCAATTAGTTCAAGAGCATAGCCCTTAACATCAGCAGGCAAGTCCATCTCTTGCAGCGCAATGCGATCAAGACTGGCTAAGCACTGCCGTACTTTGGCGCGATATTGCTCTGGCAGTAAATCTAGCAATGCACCCGTCAGTCTGGCATCACCGAGAATAATTTGCCAGTCTGGCAGTTCTAGGCGATCAAGACTCTCGGCTAAGAGCATCAAGATTTCACCATCGGCAAGCAATCCCGAAGCCCCCAATAGTTCTACACCAGCCTGAAAGGATTCCTCGGAAGTGTTATTGGCTCTGCGCCGAAATACATTGGCATGGTAATAAAGTCGCTGTGGACAGGTTGCCACATTCTGCCCCAAACGAGCAGCATAGGCTCTGGCGATCGAGGCAGTAAATTCGGGACGTAATCCTAAAATATCAATGCTGCTACTATGCAGTTGAATCACCGATTTGGGATCAACGGCTCCACCTGCGGTAAGCGATCGCAGATGTTCGACAGTGGGCGTAATGATGCGTTGATAACCCCACGACTGAAAAACTTGTTGAATGCGGCTCTCGATCCAACTCTTTTGAGCAACGTCTAGGGGAAGTAAGTCTTTTGCGCCAGTTGGCAGTTGATGCACCATACAATTCTCTCAGTCTTCGTCTTTTATCGTACCGTGAATCCTTGCCGATATTAGGCGATCGCCTTTTAAACACAAATCCAAGAATTAGGGGTGCGGCGCGAAGCGCCGCACCCCTAATTCTTGAACAGCCAATAAAAAAAGCCGTGCTTTGCACGGCTTTTTTTATTGGGTTGAGTGTTATACGTTAACTTCAGCAGGTTTGACTTGAGATAGCAAACCAGTCAGGAAGTCACCTTCGATCACTTCTGTTTCCAAAAGCTTCTCAGAGATCGACTCTAGCAAATCACGATTAGCATTGAGAATTGCTAGCGCCTTGGCATGGGCATTTTCAACAATGGTTTTGATTTCCTTGTCGATCGCTTCGGAAGTAGCAGGGCTAACATTGCGAGCCATTTCCATACCACCGAGGAATTGGTTTTGTTGCTTTTGGTAGGCAAGTGGTCCCAAAACTTCGCTCATCCCGTAGCTAGTCACCATCTTATCCGCGAGATCTGTAGCGCGTTGAAGGTCATTGGATGCACCAGTGGTAATGCTACCAAAGATGATTTCCTCAGCCGATCGCCCACCTAGCAAGGTCGCAATTTGAGCTTCGATTTCTTCTTTGCTTAACAGGAAGCGATCTTCCGTTGGGAGTTGCAAGGTGTAACCGAGAGCCGCCATACCGCGAGGCACAATCGAGATTTTCTCAACTTTGCCGCTACTGGAGTTAAGCGCTCCGACTAGGGCATGACCAACTTCGTGATAAGCAACAATCCGCTTTTCGTTCTCATTGAGAACACGACTCTTCTTTTCTAGACCCGCAACTAC
This genomic stretch from Pseudanabaena galeata CCNP1313 harbors:
- a CDS encoding SH3 domain-containing protein, which gives rise to MRFPETAKSSVSLAFSLGLIASIVTVGWYYIILPYRKSPQRPVFTNDLKAVPAPKSPIAAIKVQPMPQPTVKAKPKENEAKYQGKVNASIGLVFRSDPNQSARNVGGADFNTRVAVIRETPDREWVYVRNESTKEEGWVRTGNITKD
- a CDS encoding ATP phosphoribosyltransferase regulatory subunit; translated protein: MVHQLPTGAKDLLPLDVAQKSWIESRIQQVFQSWGYQRIITPTVEHLRSLTAGGAVDPKSVIQLHSSSIDILGLRPEFTASIARAYAARLGQNVATCPQRLYYHANVFRRRANNTSEESFQAGVELLGASGLLADGEILMLLAESLDRLELPDWQIILGDARLTGALLDLLPEQYRAKVRQCLASLDRIALQEMDLPADVKGYALELIDLRGKPKDVLSRLSSSTWTSGLTGEINYLKSLIDLWESTGLTSSDRLILDLSFMQTFDYYTGIVFEVACNNYVVAQGGRYDHLLGVYHPQNVSYPSIGFCLNLEDLQQALQSRLPQTLTTSNCLVVAKTAEAMQAAFAHAALLRQDPNIEAIELELEFRAEDAVRDHARSRGISQIAWVSDDGVISLETVI